One region of Primulina tabacum isolate GXHZ01 chromosome 1, ASM2559414v2, whole genome shotgun sequence genomic DNA includes:
- the LOC142537708 gene encoding inositol polyphosphate multikinase beta-like — translation MLKIPKNQVAGHTAADGKLGPLIDDSGRFYKPLQGDERGSNEVIFYTSFSLNTKIPDHIRKFFPNFHGTQLVEASDASGLKPHLVLQDLNFGRSNPSIMDIKIGSRTWAPQAPEHYIQKCLKKDRETSSLPLGFRLSGLQIYETQKSVMWKPGKKSVQSLSADDVKLLLRKFVSSNASGVLDSEPDCSFASIVYGGPSGILSQLLELKAWFEDQTMYCFYSCSILLMFENELTSNGINPRVEIKLIDFAHVFEGEGVIDHNFLGGLCSLIKFIREILAVPDCGTAVSLEDVQKKHIYPENGAT, via the coding sequence ATGCTCAAGATCCCAAAGAACCAAGTTGCAGGACACACTGCCGCTGATGGGAAGCTAGGCCCTCTTATTGATGATTCGGGCCGTTTCTACAAGCCTCTCCAAGGTGATGAACGTGGATCTAATGAAGTTATTTTCTATACCTCATTCTCTTTGAATACCAAAATTCCAGATCACATTCGCAAATTCTTCCCCAACTTCCATGGCACCCAGCTTGTTGAGGCATCTGATGCATCTGGCTTGAAACCTCATCTTGTTTTACAAGATCTTAATTTTGGTAGAAGTAATCCATCAATAATGGACATTAAGATAGGTTCAAGAACTTGGGCTCCACAAGCACCAGAGCACTATATCCAGAAGTGTTTGAAGAAAGACAGAGAAACTTCGAGCCTTCCACTAGGATTCAGGTTATCTGGGTTGCAAATTTACGAGACTCAAAAGTCTGTGATGTGGAAACCTGGGAAGAAGTCCGTTCAGTCTCTTTCAGCAGATGATGTTAAGCTACTTCTAAGAAAGTTTGTTTCTTCCAATGCATCTGGGGTGTTGGATTCAGAACCAGATTGCTCTTTTGCTTCAATCGTGTACGGTGGTCCCTCTGGCATTTTGTCACAGTTACTGGAGTTAAAAGCATGGTTTGAGGATCAAACAATGTATTGTTTCTATTCTTGCTCGATTCTTTTGATGTTTGAAAATGAGCTCACGTCAAATGGAATAAACCCACGAGTAGAAATCAAGCTTATTGATTTTGCACATGTTTTCGAAGGTGAGGGTGTTATTGACCACAACTTCTTGGGTGGGCTATGTTCTTTGATAAAGTTCATCCGTGAGATCCTTGCCGTTCCAGATTGTGGCACCGCAGTTTCGCTGGAGGATGTTCAAAAGAAGCACATTTACCCGGAAAATGGCGCGACATAA